In Oncorhynchus kisutch isolate 150728-3 linkage group LG5, Okis_V2, whole genome shotgun sequence, a genomic segment contains:
- the LOC116374209 gene encoding zona pellucida sperm-binding protein 3-like, producing the protein MMANTLRLLFKKLVWFLLVENVLISPTLSYTYSTDTWQQLPRPTLQFDNRPRFKQPPLQQTVLRPVRVETVAVTCHSDYMEIVVKADLFKLGNLIDVDDLRLGVEQYQDQEPCRATASAAGDEYRIFAALSDCGTKHMLNEDSLIYANLLRYTPRTTPDGVIRMAGAVIPIECHYGRKYSLDSSSLQPTWIPFTATVSAEDTLQFSLKLMTSDWLYERGSGVYFLGDPINIEASVRVAHHTRLRVFVSSCVATLDPESNSVPRYVFIESDGCLLDSQLPGSRSGFMRRTQDNKLGFHIEAFRFYQEDRAELYITCHLMAVPVMDHAEPSNKACSFIDGRWRSADENDLLCGRCPSLSRQKGVDQAPAQRPLSPRLGGSQLEPRVYRNKPPASGDNWSIGMKAKKVWDQDATLGPMMVLPSKQKSTPLSPRTSGGIDIPGFSASTGDRKPVSPGSRWRGMDFKRGPYFAQSQNEASPLGPRVGPNNKHGLVSSATYDGFIRQNELIAQRELELIPTPEPFGDLEVTTEKEGLSEEEDQYEIGTY; encoded by the exons ATGATGGCAAACACGCTCAGGTTATTGTTCAAGAAACTGGTTTGGTTTTTACTTGTGGAAAACGTCTTAATCTCTCCTACTTTGTCATATACTTATAGCACTGACACATGGCAACAACTTCCAAGGCCAACACTGCAATTTGACAATCGTCCACGCtttaaacagcctccactccaACAAACAGTTTTAAGGCCAGTTCGAGTAGAAACTGTCGCTGTGACGTGCCATTCAGACTACATGGAGATAGTCGTGAAGGCTGATCTGTTTAAACTCGGTAATCTAATCGACGTGGATGACCTGCGACTTGGAGTTGAACAGTACCAAGACCAAGAGCCGTGTAGGGCTACAGCTTCAGCAGCCGGAGATGAGTACAGAATATTTGCAGCACTTTCGGACTGTGGAACCAAGCACATg CTGAACGAAGACTCATTGATCTACGCAAACCTCCTCAGATATACACCCCGAACCACACCAGATGGCGTTATTCGAATGGCTGGTGCTGTAATCCCAATTGAGTGTCATTATGGAAG GAAGTACAGTTTGGACAGCTCTTCTCTCCAGCCGACCTGGATCCCTTTCACCGCCACAGTGTCTGCTGAAGACACCCTGCAGTTCTCTTTGAAGCTTATGACAA GTGACTGGCTCTATGAGCGGGGTTCTGGAGTCTACTTCCTGGGTGATCCCATCAACATTGAGGCGTCTGTCAGGGTTGCTCACCACACCAGGCTCAGGGTCTTTGTTAGCAGCTGCGTGGCCACACTGGACCCTGAGAGCAACTCTGTCCCCAGATATGTCTTCATTGAGAGTGATGG GTGCTTGTTGGATTCCCAGCTGCCTGGTTCCCGCTCTGGTTTCATGCGTAGGACCCAGGACAACAAGCTCGGGTTCCACATTGAAGCCTTTAGGTTCTACCAGGAGGACAGGGCAGAG CTGTACATCACCTGCCACCTTATGGCAGTCCCTGTCATGGACCATGCAGAGCCTAGCAACAAGGCATGCTCCTTCATTGATGGCAG ATGGAGGTCTGCTGATGAGAATGATTTGCTATGTGGGCGTTGTCCAAGCCTGAGTAGACAGAAGGGGGTTGATCAAGCTCCAGCACAACGTCCCCTCAGTCCAAGACTAGGTGGTAGCCAACTTGAACCTCGTGTCTACCGCAACAAACCCCCAGCCTCTGGTGACAATTGGAGTATTGGGATGAAGGCCAAGAAAG TATGGGACCAGGATGCTACTTTGGGCCCCATGATGGTCCTCCCAAGTAAACAGAAGAGTACACCTCTATCTCCACGGACGAGTGGAGGTATCGATATACCTGGCTTCTCTGCCTCAACAGGGGACCGGAAGCCCGTATCACCTGGCAGTCGTTGGCGTGGCATGGACTTCAAGAGAG GACCTTATTTCGCCCAATCCCAAAATGAGGCTAGTCCCTTGGGCCCAAGGGTCGGACCCAACAACAAGCACGGTCTCGTTAGCTCTGCAACATATGATGGCTTCATCAGGCAGAATGAACTAATCGCCCAACGAG AGCTGGAGTTGATTCCTACACCTGAGCCCTTTGGAGACCTTGAGGTTACCACAGAGAAAGAGGGTCTGAGTGAAGAGGAGGATCAGTATGAGATTGGAACCTATTGA